In the Theobroma cacao cultivar B97-61/B2 chromosome 1, Criollo_cocoa_genome_V2, whole genome shotgun sequence genome, one interval contains:
- the LOC18613064 gene encoding uncharacterized protein LOC18613064 has translation MMARRLVSFFKNSPSSKVSSTGNSVNEEKSKSFVRKAVSFVLITVTGGVALSALDDLAIYHGCSSKAMEKASKNQAIIDAIGEPIEKGPWYNASLAVAHKRHSVSCTFPVSGPQGTGVLQLKAVRNGDDNWYSYILPQDWEILIMEALLHVPGNEEKQQTLRISLLEKTPSPACIACTECRPQQSEKK, from the exons CACTGGAAATTCGGTGAATGAAGAAAAGAGCAAGTCTTTTGTTCGTAAAGCAGTGTCTTTTGTCTTGATTACTGTAACGGGTGGTGTCGCCTTGAGTGCTCTTGATGACCTTGCCATCTACCATGGTTGTAGCAG CAAGGCCATGGAGAAAGCCAGTAAGAATCAGGCAATTATAGATGCTATTGGGGAGCCGATTGAGAAGGGACCATGGTACAATGCTTCGCTTGCAGTAGCTCATAAAAGACATTCTGTATCTTGCACATTTCCCGTCTCTGGACCACAAGGCACTGGAGTATTACAATTGAAGGCAGTTCGCAATGGAG ATGATAATTGGTATTCCTATATTCTGCCTCAGGACTGGGAAATCCTAATCATGGAAGCTCTCCTTCATGTTCCTGGAAATGAAGAGAAGCAGCAAACATTACGAATTAGTCTCTTAGAAAAAACCCCTTCTCCAGCTTGCATAGCATGCACTGAATGCAGGCCTCAGCAATCTGAGAAGAAATGA